In Streptomyces liangshanensis, the DNA window CCGTTGAAATGGGTGCCTATCTCGTGTCCTTCGAGCCAGGCGCGGCGGACGTTCTTGAGCGTTTCCTTGATGTGGTCGTCGGTGAGATAGCCGATGTCGGAGGCGCCGACGGCGTTGTTGGGCGGGCGGTAGAGGCTCTTCTTCGACTCGGGCAGCAGATAGATGCCGGAGAGGAAGAAGGTCATGGCCGCGCCGTGGTCCCGGGCGAGGTCGAGGAAGCGGGGGAAGAGGCCGTTGCCGACCTCGCCCGCGCCGTCCCAGGAGAAGACCACGAACTGCGGCGGGGTCTGGCCGGGCTCCAGCGGGACCGGCGCCGGGGGCTGGTGCGGCTGCTTTCCCGCGTCGGAGGTGGAACCGTCGCCTATGAGCCGGGGCTCTTCGGAGAGGGGCTTGGCGGAGGCCTTCCCGGTGCCCCCGCCCTTCCCGTCACCCTTGGCCGTACCACCCGCGCGGTGCGGGGCCCTCCGGTCGGGGGAGGAGCCACAACCGGCGATCCCGATCGCCGCCGCGGCTCCGACTCCCGCTCCCAGCAGTCCCCTTCGGCTGATGTCGCGCATAAAGTCCCCATCCGCGCTCGCACGTCCCGTGAGCCGCTCAGGCAGGTTTTACAAGCGGCAACTCATGAGATGTCGTACCGAACGCGGAGGTTCCAGAACTTGTCATATTTTAGCAAAAGCAGACGCAGGACGAGTCCTAGGCGCCGAAGGCCTTGGACGCGCCCTTGACCGGCTTGGCGCCGGCCAGGAGGTGGGCCGGGACCAGGTCGCGGGCCGGCTCGGAGTAGCCGACCGAGACGATCCGGTCGCCCTGGAAGGTGAAGCTGGTCAGCGAGGCGAGGGTGCACTGCCTGCGGCGCGGGTCGTGCCACAGCCTGCGGCGCTCGACGAAGCTCCGGACGATCCAGATGGGCAGCTGGTGGCTGACACAGACCGCCTCGTGCCCCCGGGCCGCGTCGCGCGCCGCCGTGAGGGCGCCCATCATCCGGACGACCTGGTCGACGTACGGCTCGCCCCAGGACGGCCGGAACGGGTTGGTGAGGTACTTCCAGTTGGCGGGCTGGCGCAGCGCCCCGTCGCCGACGCCGAACGTCTTGCCCTCGAAGACATTCGCCGCCTCGATCAGCCGGTCGTCGGTGTCGAGGGTCAGGCCGTGGCTCTTGGCGACCGGGGCCGCGGTTTCCTGGGCGCGCTCCAGCGGGGACGCCACGACGTGGGTGATGTCCCGGGTGGCGAGGTGCTCGGCGACCCGGTCGGCCATCTGCCGGCCCAGCTCGGAGAGGTGGAAGCCGTCGCGGCGGCCGTAGAGCACGCCGTCAGGGTTGTGGACCTCGCCGTGCCGCATGAGGTGGACGACGGTCAGTTCGCTGCGGTCGCTCATGCGGCGTTCTCCGGATCGGTGGCTTCGGCGGCGGCGCGGGCCGCGGCGGGCAGGGCGGCGGCGACACGCTCGATCGCGCGGTCGTCGTGGGCGGTGGACACGAACCAGGACTCGAAGGACGACGGGGGCAGGTAGACGCCGTCGGCGAGCATCGAGTGGAAGAAGGGGGTGAAGCGGAAGGACTGCTGCCGCTTGGCGGCGTCGTAGTCGTGGATGCCGTGGCCCTCGTCGTCGGTGAAGAAGACGGAGAACATGTTGCTCGCGTTCTGCACCCGGTGGGCGACGCCCTCCTTGTTGAGCGCGTCGGCGACCAGGCCCTGGATCTCGGCGGAGACCCGGTCGACGGTGTCGTACGCCGCGTCGTCCAGCAGCCGCAGCTGCGCGAGTCCGGCGGCGGTGGCGACGGGGTTCCCGGAGAGCGTGCCCGCCTGGTAGACGGGGCCCACGGGGGCGAGGTGGCCCATGATGTCGGCGCGACCGCCGAACGCGGCGGCCGGGAAGCCGCCGCCCATGACCTTGCCGAAGGTCATCAGGTCGGGGGCGACGCCGTCGATGCCGTACCACCCGGCCTTGGACGTACGGAACCCGGTCATCACCTCGTCGGAGATGTAGAGGGCGCCGTCG includes these proteins:
- a CDS encoding histidine phosphatase family protein gives rise to the protein MSDRSELTVVHLMRHGEVHNPDGVLYGRRDGFHLSELGRQMADRVAEHLATRDITHVVASPLERAQETAAPVAKSHGLTLDTDDRLIEAANVFEGKTFGVGDGALRQPANWKYLTNPFRPSWGEPYVDQVVRMMGALTAARDAARGHEAVCVSHQLPIWIVRSFVERRRLWHDPRRRQCTLASLTSFTFQGDRIVSVGYSEPARDLVPAHLLAGAKPVKGASKAFGA